A genomic segment from Arcobacter sp. CECT 8986 encodes:
- a CDS encoding methyl-accepting chemotaxis protein, with amino-acid sequence MLSKMSIKQKLILIMSIPLCIVILLAAKLGYDSYLYYKNLKSLDKVVILSTKIGALVHETQKERGMTAGFLGSKGQKFASKLPDQRELTNEKLEQMQNFLSTFDSKDYGKDFNEHLISSLNKIERLKQIRQNVTALNIKTSEAIAYYTNTNSDLLNTISSITKLSTNAKVSQDLVTYMNFLLSKERAGIERAVGTNTFARDNFGEGMKAKFYNLIAAQNSYMDAFLKVADDAIEEFYQDTVKGNSVDEVNRMRKIALYEGKDSNFGVEATYWFDTITKKINLLKKVENFTARHLTDTINKEIDRAKNDMVLFGILSLIGILITLILARTIAFAILLDVESVKKGLDDFFAFINYEKEDIEFEVIDSKDELGMMSKLINENINKTKANIQSDKDLIKNTIEVANKINKGYLNSRIEVTSNNPALSELKNIINEMLQTLNSNFENIMKILNSYSKLDFRPKLEENDLEGIIKELEDDINILRDVITQTLVENKRSGMILDQNATTLTENMHQIANAANNQAASLEETAASLEEITSNIRNNTETTVKMAQYGEEVKKSVQTGQKLANDTVESMEDINNQTTAITEAITVIDQIAFQTNILSLNAAVEASTAGEAGKGFAVVAAEVRNLANRSAEAAKQIKDLVEHAQEKTVHGKLIATNMIKGYEELNENIVKTIDLIDDVTTASKEQSQGMVQINDTVNHLDKITQENAQNASQADAVAKQTHKISNMIIQHADAKEFDGKDTIKIRKATMDRNYDGNEKRGIEKTLKRSEPLKSNTVIKSNNDDDNEWESF; translated from the coding sequence ATGTTATCTAAAATGTCTATCAAACAAAAACTTATTTTAATTATGTCTATACCATTATGTATAGTTATTTTATTGGCTGCCAAACTTGGTTATGATTCTTACTTATACTATAAAAATCTTAAAAGTTTGGATAAAGTAGTTATTCTTTCTACAAAAATTGGAGCACTAGTTCACGAAACACAAAAAGAAAGAGGAATGACAGCTGGATTTTTAGGAAGTAAAGGTCAAAAATTTGCATCAAAACTTCCAGACCAAAGAGAATTAACAAATGAAAAATTAGAGCAAATGCAAAATTTTCTATCAACATTTGATTCTAAAGATTATGGAAAAGATTTTAACGAACACTTAATTTCAAGTCTAAATAAAATTGAAAGATTAAAGCAAATTAGACAAAATGTAACTGCACTAAATATTAAAACATCTGAAGCAATTGCCTATTATACGAATACTAATAGCGATTTATTAAATACTATTAGTAGTATTACTAAACTTTCTACAAATGCAAAAGTTTCTCAAGACTTAGTTACTTATATGAATTTCTTACTATCAAAAGAAAGAGCAGGAATAGAAAGAGCAGTAGGTACAAATACTTTTGCTAGAGATAATTTTGGTGAAGGAATGAAAGCTAAATTTTATAATCTAATTGCTGCACAAAACTCTTATATGGATGCATTTTTAAAAGTTGCTGATGATGCAATAGAAGAGTTTTATCAAGATACAGTAAAAGGCAATTCTGTTGATGAAGTAAATAGAATGAGAAAAATAGCTTTATATGAAGGAAAAGATTCAAACTTTGGAGTTGAAGCTACTTACTGGTTTGATACAATAACAAAAAAAATCAACTTATTAAAAAAAGTAGAAAATTTTACTGCTCGTCATTTAACTGACACAATTAACAAAGAGATAGATAGAGCAAAAAATGATATGGTTCTTTTTGGAATTCTAAGTTTAATAGGAATTTTAATAACATTAATATTAGCAAGAACTATTGCATTTGCAATTTTATTAGATGTTGAGTCAGTTAAAAAAGGACTTGATGATTTCTTTGCATTTATAAATTATGAAAAAGAAGATATTGAATTTGAAGTTATTGATTCAAAAGATGAGTTAGGTATGATGTCTAAACTTATTAATGAAAATATCAATAAAACAAAAGCAAACATACAATCAGACAAAGACCTAATAAAAAATACAATTGAAGTTGCAAATAAAATCAACAAAGGTTATTTAAATAGTAGAATTGAAGTTACATCAAATAACCCAGCATTAAGTGAACTTAAAAATATTATCAATGAAATGTTACAAACTTTAAATAGTAACTTTGAAAATATTATGAAAATTCTAAACTCTTATTCTAAACTTGACTTTAGACCAAAACTAGAAGAGAATGATTTAGAAGGAATTATTAAAGAGTTAGAAGATGATATAAATATCTTAAGAGATGTTATCACTCAAACACTTGTTGAAAATAAAAGAAGTGGTATGATACTTGACCAAAATGCAACTACATTAACTGAAAATATGCATCAAATTGCAAATGCAGCAAACAATCAAGCAGCAAGCTTAGAAGAAACAGCAGCAAGTTTAGAAGAGATTACTTCAAATATTAGAAACAATACAGAAACAACAGTTAAAATGGCACAATATGGTGAAGAGGTTAAAAAATCAGTTCAAACTGGACAAAAACTAGCAAATGATACAGTTGAGTCAATGGAAGATATAAATAATCAAACAACTGCAATTACAGAAGCAATTACAGTAATTGACCAAATTGCATTTCAAACAAATATTCTTTCGTTAAATGCAGCAGTAGAAGCTTCAACTGCTGGTGAGGCTGGTAAAGGTTTCGCAGTTGTTGCAGCAGAAGTTAGAAATCTTGCAAATAGAAGTGCAGAAGCTGCTAAACAGATAAAAGATTTAGTTGAGCATGCACAAGAAAAAACAGTTCACGGTAAATTAATTGCTACTAATATGATTAAAGGTTATGAAGAACTAAATGAGAATATTGTAAAAACAATTGATTTAATTGATGATGTTACAACAGCAAGTAAAGAACAATCACAAGGTATGGTTCAAATAAATGATACAGTTAATCACCTTGATAAAATAACTCAAGAAAATGCACAAAATGCCTCTCAAGCAGATGCAGTTGCAAAACAGACTCATAAAATATCAAATATGATTATTCAACATGCAGATGCTAAAGAGTTTGATGGAAAAGATACAATAAAAATAAGAAAAGCTACAATGGATAGAAATTATGATGGTAATGAAAAAAGAGGAATTGAAAAAACTCTAAAAAGAAGTGAACCTTTAAAAAGTAATACTGTTATAAAATCAAACAACGATGATGACAATGAGTGGGAAAGTTTTTAG
- the dbpA gene encoding ATP-dependent RNA helicase DbpA, whose product MNNFNKLNLRDGFLENLTSLNYISMTNIQEKSLPILLKNNNIIAQSKTGSGKTVSFSIPIVNKLNNKKFAIQTMVICPTRELANQVAKEIKRLCRFIDNIKVLTLCGGVPYKPQVHSLFHKAHIVVGTPGRILKHISENNIELENIDTLVLDEADKMLDMGFYDDIIKIVDALPKNRQNMLFSATYDEQIIELSKNITDEAIFVQDESVHKKEKITQVFYEVDESQKIDAVENLIHKHNAKSVLIFCNRKYKCEEIADAIFDKGFDSVVLHSDLDQNQRDETIVLFSNKSYPIMIATDVAARGLDITDIDLVINYDIAKDEKVHTHRVGRTARASSNGTAVTLYENSDMDIVLSIKEQFEDISFSKVEELEDIAKDNNLKPIYATLYINGGKKDKLRAGDIVGTLINKAQLHKDDIGNIDIFRFHSYVAVKKEFEKKALDCLNRNRIKQKEFKVYPR is encoded by the coding sequence ATAAATAATTTTAATAAGTTAAATTTAAGAGATGGTTTTTTAGAAAATCTTACATCATTAAATTATATAAGTATGACAAATATCCAAGAAAAATCATTACCAATATTATTAAAAAATAATAACATAATCGCACAATCAAAAACAGGTAGTGGAAAGACAGTATCTTTTAGTATTCCAATAGTAAATAAACTTAACAATAAAAAATTTGCTATTCAAACAATGGTAATTTGTCCCACAAGAGAATTAGCAAATCAAGTTGCAAAAGAGATAAAAAGACTTTGTCGTTTTATAGATAATATAAAAGTATTAACTTTATGTGGAGGAGTTCCTTATAAACCTCAAGTTCATTCATTGTTTCATAAAGCACATATTGTTGTAGGTACACCAGGAAGAATACTTAAACATATTAGTGAAAATAATATTGAATTAGAAAATATTGATACATTAGTTCTAGATGAAGCAGATAAAATGCTTGATATGGGATTTTATGATGATATTATAAAAATAGTTGATGCACTACCTAAAAACAGACAAAATATGCTTTTCTCTGCAACATATGATGAGCAGATAATTGAACTATCAAAAAATATTACTGATGAGGCTATATTTGTTCAAGATGAATCAGTTCATAAAAAAGAGAAGATAACTCAAGTTTTTTATGAAGTTGACGAGTCACAAAAAATTGATGCAGTTGAAAATCTAATTCATAAGCATAATGCAAAATCAGTTTTGATTTTTTGTAATAGAAAATATAAATGTGAAGAGATAGCTGATGCAATATTTGATAAAGGCTTTGACAGTGTAGTGTTACATAGTGATTTAGACCAAAATCAAAGGGATGAAACAATTGTTTTATTTTCAAATAAATCTTATCCTATTATGATTGCAACTGATGTTGCTGCAAGGGGATTGGATATTACAGATATTGATTTAGTTATCAATTATGATATTGCAAAAGATGAAAAAGTACATACACATAGAGTTGGAAGAACAGCAAGAGCAAGTTCAAATGGAACAGCTGTAACTTTATATGAAAATAGTGATATGGATATTGTTTTAAGTATAAAAGAGCAGTTTGAAGATATCTCTTTTTCTAAAGTAGAAGAATTAGAAGATATTGCAAAAGATAATAATCTAAAACCTATATATGCAACACTGTATATAAATGGTGGGAAAAAAGATAAGTTAAGAGCAGGAGATATTGTAGGTACTTTGATAAATAAAGCACAACTACATAAAGATGATATTGGAAATATTGATATTTTTAGATTTCATAGTTATGTTGCAGTAAAAAAAGAGTTTGAAAAAAAAGCACTTGATTGTTTAAATAGAAATAGAATTAAACAAAAAGAGTTTAAAGTATATCCTAGATAA
- a CDS encoding CorA family divalent cation transporter: MLDIKISNFHLKDIKNDLHPSAFIINDEYDLLIMRLPLKQEETFYADNSSFIFTNDSYFYFDKDKKEFVDIKSIKQVYNILNKKIDESLSLSLDIFSKIEEIEDKFYENIDIKGFNKKWFTLKNQLIRMNRVLSKTIEQLKRFILNYKKEEDFLEINFHDLLEHLERAQRNSTHSLDKLDALYNFHTTNSNEKMNRTIYVLTLLSGIFLPLNLIVGFFGMNTSSLPLTKIENGTFFVLIILLLSAGITTLLINRLKNKS, encoded by the coding sequence ATGTTAGATATAAAAATTAGTAATTTCCACTTAAAAGATATTAAAAATGATCTTCATCCTTCTGCTTTTATAATAAATGATGAGTACGATTTACTTATTATGAGACTTCCTTTAAAACAAGAAGAGACTTTTTATGCAGATAATAGCTCTTTTATTTTTACAAATGATTCATATTTTTATTTTGATAAGGATAAAAAGGAGTTTGTTGATATAAAAAGTATCAAACAAGTCTATAATATTTTAAATAAAAAAATTGATGAGTCACTATCTTTATCTTTAGATATTTTTTCTAAAATAGAAGAGATAGAAGATAAATTTTATGAAAATATAGATATCAAAGGGTTCAATAAAAAATGGTTTACACTAAAAAACCAATTAATTAGAATGAACAGAGTTCTTTCAAAAACAATAGAACAATTAAAAAGATTTATATTAAATTATAAAAAAGAAGAGGACTTTTTAGAAATAAACTTCCATGATTTATTAGAGCATTTAGAAAGAGCTCAAAGAAACAGTACGCACAGTTTAGATAAACTTGATGCACTATATAACTTTCACACTACAAATAGTAATGAAAAAATGAATAGAACTATTTATGTTCTTACTTTATTATCTGGTATTTTTTTACCACTAAATTTAATAGTTGGTTTTTTTGGGATGAATACCTCATCTCTTCCACTTACAAAAATAGAAAATGGAACTTTTTTTGTATTAATCATACTATTACTAAGTGCTGGCATTACAACTTTACTAATAAATAGATTAAAGAATAAATCCTAG